One window from the genome of Hippoglossus hippoglossus isolate fHipHip1 chromosome 6, fHipHip1.pri, whole genome shotgun sequence encodes:
- the parvg gene encoding gamma-parvin has protein sequence MEADIFNYHREEHAVDAEYFQGEKRKLIQPNSLKDPKLEKLKQALVDWINGTLKPEHIVVQSLQEDLYDGLVLHHLLTTLADVHLPVEELALTGAAQIRKLELILEELDRRLGPQDGRQIKWNIQLIHNKDLLATIHLLVAMVRCFQPELDLPPNVKVEVVSLEVNSGGIKSDVQTEVLTGDRPNNTGSDSLSNTGREDPIEQLLGLEAHKVNTVKKAILHFVNQTMSTMGVQVAELDKQFADGVILLLLIGQLEGFFIPLCDFNLTPVNQSEMLHNVTLALDLLNDTGLTLTSVKPQDIVSQDVTATLKVLYALFKKYKEK, from the exons ATGGAGGCGGACATCTTCAACTATCACAGAGAGGAGCACGCTGTGGACGCTGAGTATTTCCAGG gagagaagaggaagctgaTTCAGCCAAATTCTCTAAAAGACCCCAAACTTGAGAAGCTGAAGCAG GCATTAGTTGATTGGATCAATGGGACTTTGAAACCGGAGCACATCGTGGTTCAGAGTCTGCAGGAGGATCTGTACGATGGACTGGTGCTTCATCATCTGCTGA CCACGTTGGCCGACGTGCATCTGCCTGTGGAGGAGTTAGCGTTGACCGGTGCCGCTCAGATACGCAAGCTGGAACTGATCCTGGAGGAGTTGGACAGGAGACTGGGCCCGCAGGACGGCCGCCAGATCAAATGGAACATCCAAC tcaTCCACAACAAAGACCTTCTGGCTACGATTCATTtgctggttgccatggtgagaTGTTTCCAGCCTGAACTGGATTTGCCACCAAATGTGAAGGTTGAAGTCGTGTCGCTGGAA GTCAACAGCGGTGGAATCAAATCCGACGTACAAACAGAAGTCCTGACAGGTGATCGGCCCAA CAACACAGGCTCAGACTCCCTCAGCAATACTGGAA GGGAAGATCCCATTGAACAACTGCTGGGGCTGGAGGCTCACAAGGTCAACACGGTGAAGAAG GCCATTTTACACTTTGTCAACCAGACCATGTCGACGATGGGTGTGCAGGTCGCTGAACTGGACAAACAG TTTGCCGATGGcgtcatcctgctgctgctgattggacaGTTAGAAGGCTTCTTCATCCCACTCTGTGACTTCAACCTGACCCCCGTCAATCAATCTGAGATG CTGCACAATGTGACCTTGGCCCTGGACCTCCTGAATGATACAGGCCTGACACTGACTAGTGTTAAACCACAAG ATATTGTCTCTCAGGATGTCACAGCCACCTTGAAGGTCCTGTACGCCCTGTTCAAGAAGTacaaagagaaatga